A genomic window from Brachyhypopomus gauderio isolate BG-103 unplaced genomic scaffold, BGAUD_0.2 sc116, whole genome shotgun sequence includes:
- the LOC143497907 gene encoding uncharacterized protein LOC143497907 has translation MDNEVFQDKAKSWVAPLPFKFPRPPLPNNREQAMNRLSSLQRMLERKPEMKGQFIAFMQKIFDNSHAEPASLLPRGKECWYLPMFGVYHPRKPGQIRVVFDSSAQYNGISLNNVLLSGPDLNNSLLGVLIRFRRERVAIMADIEQMFHCFVVREDHRDYLRFLWYRDNDPSKDIIEYRMRVHVFGNSPSPAVATYCLRRAAKKGERQYGSDTRRFIEQEFYVDDGLFSTPTEDEAISLLQKTQASLLESNLRLHKIASNSIEVLRAFPAGDHAKDMKDLYLDGDSATTHRSLGLSWDVKRDIFTFQVSIKDKPFTKRGVLSTINSLYDPLGFVAPVTIRGKSLLRELTLNGTDWDSPLPQDKSEVWETWRDSLQELQHLHLPRTYTGTSCSNASRKELCVFSDASTKAIGAVVYLKTTDENGQIHVGFVFGKARLAPPNEPTIPRLELCVAVLAVEIAEFIVQEINIQVDAVTFYCDSKVVLGYIHNQSKRFYVYVHNRVQRIRQSTGPNQWKYVPTEHNPVDHASRSVQASKLTRTSWLTGPAFLSKPHSTIEQLETFELINPDSDVEIRSQVTSCVTSQKVNQLDPERFTKFSSWKSLQRAVATLVHVVRSFKKDRRTTGCNGWHWCPKPFTTDELSKATAAIILAVQRTSFSEELAVLSVGDEISKRSPLVKLNPTADPKGLLRIGGRLELADLSDRERHPVILLGKCHVSTLLIRHHHEQVEHQGRTITEGAVRAAGIWLLGGKRCISAVLHACVICRRLRKKGEKQIMSDLPPERLSTSPPFTYTGLDVFGPWIVTARRTRGGMAQSKRWAVLFTCMSTRAVHIEVIDSLDTSSFINALRRFFAIRGPSKQLHSDCGTNFIGACRELEFHKVVTESEVQRYTSNQGCTWRFNPPHSSHMGGVWERMVGIARRILDSMLMRTPSSTLSHEVLCTLMAEVTAIINSRPLVSVSSDPDVPQILTPTMLLTQKQSVLPPPGIFTEKDLYKQQWRQVQRLADEFWNRWKREYLHILQLRHKWQESSPNITKGDVVLLKDDRTCRNDWPLALITDTFPGSDGKVRRIEVKVIKDGAAKKLLRPVTEVVMLLKNGD, from the coding sequence ATGGACAATGAGGTTTTCCAGGACAAGGCAAAGAGTTGGGTGGCTCCCCTTCCATTCAAGTTTCCCAGGCCGCCTTTGCCCAACAATCGGGAGCAAGCAATGAACCGCCTCTCTTCACTACAGCGCATGTTAGAGCGTAAGCCAGAAATGAAAGGCCAGTTTATTGCCTTTATGCAAAAGATATTTGACAACAGTCATGCAGAGCCAGCATCCCTACTGCCAAGAGGGAAAGAGTGCTGGTACTTGCCAATGTTTGGGGTCTATCATCCGAGGAAACCTGGCCAAATCAGGGTTGTCTTCGACTCAAGCGCCCAATACAACGGCATCTCCCTAAACAACGTGCTGCTCAGCGGACCAGACTTGAATAACAGTCTTTTGGGAGTCCTCATTCGTTTCAGAAGAGAGCGAGTAGCAATCATGGCCGACATCGAACAGATGTTTCACTGCTTTGTCGTGAGAGAAGATCACCGAGACTACTTACGCTTCCTCTGGTATCGAGATAATGACCCCAGTAAGGACATCATTGAGTACAGGATGAGGGTTCATGTATTCGGCAACAGCCCTTCTCCAGCCGTGGCAACGTATTGTCTAAGGAGAGCAGCAAAGAAGGGAGAGCGACAGTACGGGTCAGACACCAGACGCTTCATAGAGCAAGAGTTCTATGTAGATGACGGTCTCTTTTCCACACCAACAGAAGACGAGGCAATTTCCCTGTTGCAAAAAACCCAAGCATCGCTCTTAGAGTCAAACTTAAGACTTCACAAAATTGCATCCAACAGCATTGAAGTCTTAAGAGCTTTCCCAGCTGGAGATCATGCTAAGGACATGAAAGATCTCTACTTGGATGGAGACTCAGCCACCACACACCGAAGCCTTGGATTGAGTTGGGATGTCAAAAGGGATATATTCACCTTCCAAGTCTCCATCAAAGACAAGCCATTCACGAAACGTGGTGTCCTCTCCACCATAAACAGCCTTTACGATCCTCTCGGCTTCGTTGCTCCCGTGACCATTCGAGGAAAGTCGTTGCTTAGGGAGCTCACCCTGAACGGAACTGACTGGGACAGCCCGCTGCCTCAAGACAAATCCGAGGTTTGGGAGACATGGAGAGATTCACTACAGGAATTGCAACATCTTCACCTCCCTCGAACCTACACTGGTACCTCTTGCTCCAATGCTAGTCGGAAGGAGTTATGTGTTTTCTCAGACGCCTCAACCAAAGCAATCGGCGCCGTGGTATACCTGAAGACTACAGACGAAAACGGCCAGATACATGTGGGTTTCGTCTTCGGAAAAGCTAGACTCGCACCTCCAAATGAACCAACAATACCCAGATTGGAACTCTGTGTGGCAGTGCTAGCCGTAGAAATAGCCGAATTCATTGTTCAAGAGATCAACATTCAAGTTGATGCTGTTACCTTCTACTGCGACAGTAAAGTGGTGCTGGGCTATATTCATAATCAGTCAAAACGCTTTTATGTGTATGTCCACAACAGGGTTCAGAGAATCCGCCAGTCTACGGGACCAAACCAATGGAAGTATGTGCCTACGGAACACAACCCAGTCGACCATGCTTCTAGGTCAGTCCAAGCCTCAAAGCTCACTAGGACCAGCTGGCTCACCGGTCCAGCTTTCTTAAGCAAACCACACTCAACTATTGAGCAGCTAGAGACCTTTGAGCTCATCAATCCAGATTCTGACGTAGAAATCCGATCGCAAGTAACAAGCTGTGTCACAAGTCAAAAGGTCAACCAATTGGATCCTGAGAGGTTTACCAAATTCTCATCCTGGAAGTCCTTACAAAGAGCAGTTGCCACGCTTGTTCACGTGGTTCGTTCTTTCAAGAAGGACAGAAGGACAACAGGATGTAATGGTTGGCACTGGTGTCCAAAACCCTTTACCACTGATGAGTTGTCGAAGGCCACGGCAGCAATTATTCTCGCTGTACAGCGGACCTCCTTCTCTGAAGAATTAGCTGTTCTATCGGTTGGAGATGAAATTTCCAAAAGAAGCCCATTAGTTAAGCTAAATCCGACTGCAGATCCCAAAGGCCTACTAAGGATTGGAGGCAGGCTTGAGCTTGCCGATTTAAGCGACAGAGAAAGGCATCCAGTTATTCTTTTAGGAAAATGCCATGTGTCCACGTTGCTCATCAGACACCATCATGAGCAGGTTGAGCATCAAGGTCGGACAATCACTGAAGGCGCCGTTCGAGCTGCTGGTATATGGCTACTTGGTGGCAAGCGCTGCATAAGTGCTGTTCTTCATGCATGTGTCATCTGCCGAAGGCTCCGTAAAAAAGGAGAGAAACAAATTATGTCAGACCTCCCGCCGGAACGACTGAGCACTTCGCCACCTTTTACCTACACTGGTCTGGATGTTTTCGGTCCTTGGATTGTGACAGCAAGGCGCACAAGAGGAGGGATGGCTCAGAGTAAGCGCTGGGCCGTACTCTTCACCTGCATGAGCACGCGTGCGGTCCACATAGAAGTCATTGATTCTTTAGACACTTCTTCATTCATCAATGCCTTAAGAAGATTCTTTGCCATCCGTGGTCCTTCCAAACAGCTACACTCCGACTGTGGGACAAATTTCATCGGTGCTTGCAGAGAGCTGGAGTTCCATAAGGTGGTGACCGAATCAGAAGTCCAGAGGTACACAAGCAATCAAGGATGCACATGGCGTTTCAACCCACCTCACTCTTCGCacatgggtggtgtgtgggaacGCATGGTGGGAATTGCGAGGAGAATCTTAGACTCAATGTTAATGCGTACTCCTTCCTCCACTTTGTCTCATGAAGTCCTGTGCACTCTGATGGCAGAGGTAACAGCCATCATTAACTCAAGACCTCTAGTTTCTGTCTCCTCAGATCCAGATGTTCCACAGATACTTACCCCAACAATGCTTCTCACTCAGAAGCAGAGCGTTCTACCTCCTCCAGGGATATTCACTGAGAAGGACCTGTATAAGCAACAGTGGCGCCAAGTTCAAAGATTGGCTGACGAATTCTGGAATCGTTGGAAACGCGAATACCTGCACATACTACAACTCCGCCACAAATGGCAAGAGTCGAGTCCCAACATCACGAAGGGTGATGTTGTTTTGTTGAAGGATGATCGCACATGCCGCAATGATTGGCCGTTGGCTCTCATAACAGACACCTTCCCAGGTAGTGATGGCAAGGTCCGAAGGATCGAGGTCAAGGTCATCAAGGATGGAGCTGCCAAAAAGCTTCTCAGGCCTGTTACAGAGGTTGTGATGCTTCTAAAGAATGGGGACTGA